Proteins encoded by one window of Vitis vinifera cultivar Pinot Noir 40024 chromosome 10, ASM3070453v1:
- the LOC100261352 gene encoding LOW QUALITY PROTEIN: probable leucine-rich repeat receptor-like protein kinase At1g35710 (The sequence of the model RefSeq protein was modified relative to this genomic sequence to represent the inferred CDS: deleted 1 base in 1 codon): MEWCSITCRALVVSMVLLLYNMLLISSPPAAAATTEAQVEAEAEALRNSTWWWYMENTTSHHCTWEGITCNTEGHVVRITYSYIDGKMVELSKLKFSSFPSLLHLYVSHSSIYGRIPDEIGMLTKLTYLRISECDVYGELPVSLGNLTLLEELDLAYNNLSGVIPSSLGYLKNLIHLDLSFNYGLSGVIPPSLGYLKNLKYLDLSINEINGSIPSQIGNLKNLTHLYLVSNSLSGVIPSPLANLSNLEYLFLNFNRINGSIPSEIGNLKNLVQLCLSHNSLIGAIPSSLGHLTNLTYLHLFNNQIQGGIPLSFGHLTNLTDLYLCYNQINGSIPPIIWNLKNLIHLRLDHNNLTGVIPSSLGYLIHLHEFNISGNQISGQIPSSIGNLNNLTRLDLSDNLIHGKIPSQVQNLKRLVYLNLSHNKLSGSIPTLLIYDHIRPSLDLSYNDLEGHIPFELQSKFSQGSFDNNKGLCGDIKGLPHCKEEYKPHASLLFLCLQPCFFFFVVLGFLLLSRKTRKIQTKEIPTKNGDIFSVWNYDGKIAYEDIIKATEDFDIKYCIGTGGYGSVYKAQLPTGNVVALKKLHGWETDEATYLKSFQNEVQILSKIRHRNIVKLQGYCLHKRCMFLIYNYMGRGSLYCVLSNEVEALELDWIKRVNVVKSIVHAVCYMHHDCTPPIIHRDISSNNILLDSKLDAFLSDFGTSRLLHPDSSNQTLLSGTYGYIAPELAYTMVVTEKCDVYSFGVVALETMMGKHPGELFTLLSSSSTQNIMLTDMLDSRLPSPQDQQVARDVVLVVWLALKCIHSNPRSRPTMQHISSKLLTQSPFLGPFHGISLWQLNALEI; encoded by the exons ATGGAGTGGTGTTCCATTACTTGTAGGGCGTTGGTGGTTTCAATGGTATTGTTATTATATAACATGCTCTTGATCTCATCACCACCTGCTGCTGCTGCTACAACGGAGGCACAGGTGGAGGCTGAGGCCGAGGCTCTCCGCAACTCCACTTGGTGGTGGTACATGGAAAACACGACTTCTCATCACTGCACATGGGAAGGCATCACCTGCAATACGGAGGGACATGTCGTTCGAATTACCTATTCATATATCGATGGTAAAATGGTTGAGCTTAGCAAGTTGAAGTTTTCTTCATTTCCCAGCCTCCTCCATCTCTACGTTAGCCATTCTTCCATCTATGGTCGCATCCCAGATGAGATAGGTATGCTTACAAAACTCACTTACCTCCGTATATCTGAATGTGATGTTTATGGTGAGCTACCTGTTTCACTGGGTAACCTCACTCTATTAGAGGAATTGGATTTGGCTTATAACAATCTCTCTGGTGTCATCCCTTCCTCTCTTGGATATTTGAAGAATCTTATTCATTTGGATTTGAGTTTTAACTATGGGCTCTCTGGTGTCATCCCTCCCTCTCTTGGATATTTGAAGAATCTGAAATATTTAGACCTTAGCATCAATGAAATCAATGGTTCTATTCCTTCCCAAATTGGGAATTTGAAGAATCTTACTCATTTGTATTTGGTTTCTAACTCTCTTTCTGGTGTCATCCCTTCCCCCCTTGCCAATTTAAGCAATCTGGAATACTTATTCCTTAATTTCAATCGAATTAACGGTTCCATCCCTTCTGAAATcggaaatttaaagaatttggtTCAATTGTGCCTTAGTCATAACTCCCTCATCGGTGCTATTCCTTCCTCTTTGGGTCATCTTACCAATTTGACTTATTTACATCTCTTCAACAATCAAATCCAGGGTGGCATCCCCTTGTCATTTGGTCATCTTACCAATTTGACAGATCTGTATCTTTGTTATAATCAAATCAATGGTTCTATCCCTCCTATAATTTGGAATCTGAAGAATCTAATCCATCTTAGATTGGATCACAACAATCTTACCGGTGTTATTCCTTCATCTTTGGGTTATCTCATTCATTTACATGAGTTCAACATTAGTGGAAATCAAATCAGTGGTCAGATCCCTTCTTCGATAGGAAATTTGAATAATCTAACTAGACTCGACCTTAGTGACAACTTGATCCATGGAAAGATACCTTCCCAAGTCCAAAACTTGAAGCGCTTAGTATACTTGAATCTCTCCCACAATAAACTCTCTGGTTCCATTCCTACTCTTCTAATATATGACCACATAAGGCCATCACTTGATTTATCATACAATGATTTAGAGGGTCATATACCCTTTGAATTGCAGTCTAAATTTTCCCAAGGTTCATTTGACAATAACAAAGGTTTATGTGGTGACATCAAAGGCTTGCCTCATTGCAAAGAAGAATACAAA CCACACGCATCATTGTTATTTCTTTGTCTACAaccttgtttctttttttttgtggtcCTTGGGTTTCTCCTGCTTTCACGGAAgacaagaaaaattcaaaccaAGGAAATACCAACAAAAAATGGAGATATATTTTCAGTATGGAACTATGATGGGAAGATTGCCTATGAAGATATCATTAAAGCAACAGAAGACTTTGACATCAAATATTGCATAGGTACAGGAGGCTATGGCAGTGTTTACAAGGCTCAATTGCCTACAGGCAATGTGGTAGCCCTGAAAAAGCTTCATGGATGGGAAACAGATGAGGCAACATActtgaaaagttttcaaaatgaGGTGCAAATATTATCAAAGATACGCCATCGAAATATTGTAAAACTTCAAGGCTATTGTCTACACAAAAGATGCATGTTTTTGATTTACAATTACATGGGAAGAGGAAGCTTGTATTGTGTATTGAGTAATGAAGTTGAAGCTTTGGAATTGGATTGGATTAAAAGGGTGAATGTGGTTAAAAGCATAGTCCATGCCGTATGCTACATGCATCATGATTGTACTCCACCCATTATTCATAGGGACATATCAAGCAATAATATTCTTTTGGACTCCAAATTGGATGCTTTTCTATCGGATTTTGGCACCTCTAGACTGCTACATCCTGATTCATCTAATCAAACCCTTCTTTCAGGCACTTATGGTTACATAGCACCAG AGCTTGCCTACACTATGGTCGTGACAGAAAAATGTGATGTTTACAGCTTTGGAGTGGTGGCGCTTGAGACAATGATGGGAAAGCATCCAGGAGAACTTTTCACCTTATTGTCTTCCTCATCAACTCAAAACATAATGCTCACTGATATGTTAGATTCACGTCTCCCATCTCCTCAAGATCAACAAGTTGCTAGAGATGTAGTTCTTGTGGTTTGGTTGGCACTCAAATGCATACATTCTAATCCGAGATCTCGTCCAACAATGCAACACATCTCATCAAAGCTTCTTACTCAATCACCATTTCTTGGCCCTTTTCATGGGATTTCACTTTGGCAATTGAATGCTCTAGAAATATAA